The DNA segment TTTCAAGTATTCTCATGACGAGATTAGGTGTTGGACCTTTTGTCTATCCGGGCGTTTTTGATTCTTATATTTATTTGATTTCGTTTTTGATACCTTTTTCAATTTTATCTGAGTTCATTACCTTACAATACCAACGCCTCATCACTTATCGATTTGAATTAGAAAAAAAAGTATTCGAGCGAACAAAGTTACTAAGAAAACAAGTTTTTGAAAAAAATAAGGCAATTGAAGCACTTCATACTTCAGAAAAGTTACTGAGTGAGTCCAATCGAACCAAAGATGTTTTTTTTTCTATCATTGCCCATGATTTGAGAAATCCATTGGGGGCCTTTAAACAACTAACTGAACTAATGTACACTGATTTTGATACATATTCAGATTTAGAAAAAAAAGAAACCATCTTTGATATTCAAAACTCTGCATCCATGTTGTACGGACTTCTGGAACAACTTTTAGATTGGGCACGGACACAAACCGGAAATATGCCATTTCGGCCTAAACAAGTAAATTTGTTAAACCTGATTACAAAAATTACAGATCAAGTAGAGTCAGCAGTTAAGAAAAAATCTATTCGTATCCTCACTGACGTTCCTCCTGAATCGACTTTTGTATACGCAGATTCAGAAATGATTCAAGCAGTACTTCGCAATTTAATTACCAATTCGATTAAGTTTACAAATGATAATGGAGAAATTCGCATCGTTGTTAGACAGGATGACGACGGAATTCGCGTAGAATGCCATGATAATGGAATTGGTATGAATAGTTCAGACTTGGAAAAACTATTCCGTGTTGATGCACAATTGACAAGCATTGGTTTGGAAGGGGAAAAGGGTACTGGGCTTGGCCTCATTCTTTGTAACGAGTTTATCAAGTTACATGGAGGAGAAATTTGGGCTACAAGCGAAAAAGGGAAAGGAACAACCGTTAGCTTTCGGTTACCGGATCAAATTTAGCTATATACGAAAGATATCCTTCATCTATACAATTTCGAAAAACAATCGTTATACTTTCTTTTTGGTGCCGGTATTTGGTCAGAAAGTTTATCCACTTTTATCTCTTTGTATGCAAAAAACCTATCTTTCCTTTCCCGATGGAAGATGAAAAAAGCGGAAAAAAACTCATATGGAGTGGAACAATTTTTACAATAGTTGGTTGACGTAGAGTGTACATTCCCAATGATGGTGAAACGGTGATTGAGTGAAGCCCGGAAGGGAACTGACTTGGTTGCTAAATAAGATCTTTTACAACATACACAGTAGCGTGACTCCAAGACAATTCTAGCGAGAAAAACCGAGGGATGGGAAACCATTTCTCAAATGAAGACTAGGTGTAGTTATCGCAGCATACGGCTGACGGTAACAACTCTGTAATTACAAAATTGGTAGCAATACCGATTTCAACACGGAGAGTTTGATCCTGGCTCAGAACTAACGCTGGCGGCGCGTCTTAAACATGCAAGTCAAACGGGTAGCAATACCAGTGGCGAACGGGTGAGTAATACATGGATAACCTACCTAGAAGTTGGGGATAACACAGAGAAATTTGTGCTAATACCGAATGTGACGGTTCCTGGTAGCAGGGATTGGTTAAAGCAGCAATGCGCTTTTAGATGGGTCCATGGCTGATTAGCTTGTTGGTGGGGTAAAGGCCTACCAAGGCGACGATCAGTAGCCGGCCTGAGAGGGTGAACGGCCACAATGGAACTGAGACACGGTCCATACTCCTACGGGAGGCAGCAGTTAAGAATCTTGCTCAATGGGCGAAAGCCTGAAGCAGCGACGCCGCGTGAACGATGAAGGTCTTCGGATTGTAAAGTTCAGTAAGTAGGGACGAAAAAAATGACGGTACCTACCTAAAGCACCGGCTAACTACGTGCCAGCAGCCGCGGTAATACGTATGGTGCAAGCGTTGTTCGGAATCATTGGGCGTAAAGGGTGTGTAGGCGGACTAACAAGTCAGGTGTGAAATCTTCGGGCTCAACTCGAAACCTGCATTTGAAACTGTTAGTCTGGAATCTGGGAGAGGCAAGTGGAATTTCTGGTGTAGCGGTGAAATGCGTAGATATCAGAAGGAACACCGATGGCGAAGGCAACTTGCTGGCCTAAGATTGACGCTGAAACACGAAAGCGTGGGTAGTGAACGGGATTAGATACCCCGGTAATCCACGCCCTAAACGTTGTCTACCAGTTGTTAGAGGTATTAACTCCTCTAGTAACGAACCTAACGGATTAAGTAGACCGCCTGGGGACTACGCTCGCAAGAGTGAAACTCAAAGGAATTGACGGGGGTCCGCACAAGCGGTGGAGCATGTGGTTTAATTCGATGATACGCGAAAAACCTTACCTAGGCTTGACATGCACGTGAATCATGTAGAGATACATGAGCCTTCGGGCGCGTGCACAGGTGCTGCATGGCTGTCGTCAGCTCGTGTCGTGAGATGTTGGGTTAAGTCCCGCAACGAGCGCAACCCTTACTTTCTGTTGCCATCATTCAGTTGGGCACTCGGAAAGAACTGCCGGTGACAAACCGGAGGAAGGCGGGGATGACGTCAAGTCCTCATGGCCTTTATGTCTAGGGCAACACACGTGCTACAATGGCCGGTACAGAGGGTCGCCAAAGCGCAAGCTGGAGCTAATCTCTTAAAACCGGTCCCAGTTCAGATTGGAGTCTGCAACTCGACTCCATGAAGTCGGAATCGCTAGTAATCGCGGATCAGCATGCCGCGGTGAATACGTTCCCGGACCTTGTACACACCGCCCGTCACACCATCTGAGTGGGGAGCACCCGAAGAGGTTGTCCTTAACCGTAAGGAGAGGCACTTCTAAGGTGAAACTCGTGAAGAGGGTGAAGTCGTAACAAGGTAGCCGTATCGGAAGGTGCGGCTGGATCACCTCCTTTTATAAAGGAAACCAATTACCTTTGTTAGAATTGTCGTCACGCTACGTTGTATATTGTAAAAGTTAAGTCATTAGGCTTATAACAAATAACCATTGGTCACTCATAAACCTCGCTACTCTAGCGGGGTTTTTTTATGCCATGACAGGTGTCAATAGACTCCTATACCGAACCGCCAAACAAAATCGGGAAGGTGAATCTATTAATTGGTTTTGAAA comes from the Leptospira bourretii genome and includes:
- a CDS encoding ATP-binding protein — its product is MNWKQFLKGFILFLLYIGTAKLGMEFFSFQPVNLAVLWIPSGIGLIGCLFFGFRFLPFVWIASFLANKDGLISSQHGLNQFDLYLSISLTAGIDTLQSTLAYTFWIRKIRKSLNSAKDNFYFVTYVCFLSSLISILCLGGILYYFGYFYRLNFSEIIQTLIVITFGDTIGIFITVPFFMAWRKFRFSDLSVKLILWTTAFILIQAIIVYHFPYLFFLSFLILIYLGYRFQIRGVTLGVFLLYLSSILMTRLGVGPFVYPGVFDSYIYLISFLIPFSILSEFITLQYQRLITYRFELEKKVFERTKLLRKQVFEKNKAIEALHTSEKLLSESNRTKDVFFSIIAHDLRNPLGAFKQLTELMYTDFDTYSDLEKKETIFDIQNSASMLYGLLEQLLDWARTQTGNMPFRPKQVNLLNLITKITDQVESAVKKKSIRILTDVPPESTFVYADSEMIQAVLRNLITNSIKFTNDNGEIRIVVRQDDDGIRVECHDNGIGMNSSDLEKLFRVDAQLTSIGLEGEKGTGLGLILCNEFIKLHGGEIWATSEKGKGTTVSFRLPDQI